Proteins found in one Panicum hallii strain FIL2 chromosome 4, PHallii_v3.1, whole genome shotgun sequence genomic segment:
- the LOC112889456 gene encoding E3 ubiquitin-protein ligase makorin isoform X2 produces the protein MSTNRVLCKFFMHGACLKGEYCEFSHDWKDQANNVCTFYQKGACSYGSRCRYDHVKVSRNPTVLLPSPSSSTARLTSTSLQLSSSGHPPRTGHPTDSSNQRNQISVDVLAHSASKPAWRNDFQHVSEDGIDWSSNQTLQNQTSLKPADLPICSFAAAGNCPYGEGCPQMHGDLCSTCGKMCLHPYRPDEREEHIKLCEKNHKRLEALKRSQEIECSVCLDRVLSKPTAAERKFGLLSECDHPFCVACIRNWRSNSPASGMDVNSALRACPICRKLSYYVIPSVLWYFSKEEKEEIIESYKSKLKSIDCKYFDFGTGSCPFGTSCFYRHAYRDGRLEEVVLRHLDADDGSTVIAKNIRLSDFLSRMHL, from the exons ATGTCGACCAATAG GGTTCTTTGCAAGTTCTTCATGCATGGAGCTTGCTTGAAAGGAGAGTATTGTGAGTTCTCCCATGACTGGAAAGATCAAGCAAATAAT GTTTGCACATTCTACCAGAAAGGTGCATGCTCATATGGTAGCCGTTGCAGATATGACCATGTCAAAGTTTCTCGTAACCCTACAGTTCTGCTGCCATCACCATCGTCAAGTACTGCAAGACTTACATCTACTTCTCTTCAACTTTCAAGTTCCGGTCATCCTCCTCGCACAGGACATCCAACAGATTCAAGTAACCAAAGAAATCAGATATCTGTGGATGTGCTGGCACATTCTGCCAGTAAGCCTGCATGGAGAAACGATTTTCAACATGTTTCAGAGGATGGAATTGACTGGTCCTCTAACCAAACTTTGCAAAACCAGACATCATTGAAACCTGCTGATCTGCCTATTTGTTCTTTTGCTGCTGCTGGTAATTGTCCTTATGGGGAAGGGTGCCCTCAAATGCATGGAGATCTTTGCAGTACCTGTGGGAAAATGTGCTTGCATCCTTATCGTCCTGATGAGAGGGAGGAGCATATCAAGTTATGTGAGAAAAACCACAAACGTCTTGAAGCTCTGAAACGCAGCCAAGAGATAGAATGCAGTGTCTGTTTGGATCGTGTGCTATCAAAGCCTACTGCTGCTGAAAGAAAGTTTGGACTGTTATCTGAATGTGATCATCCTTTCTGTGTCGCATGCATTAGAAATTGGCGTAGCAATTCTCCTGCATCTGGTATGGATGTGAATTCAGCACTAAGGGCATGTCCAATATGTCGCAAACTTTCGTACTATGTCATTCCAAGTGTTCTTTGGTACTTCTCGAAGgaagagaaggaggagatcattGAAAGCTACAAATCCAAGCTCAA GTCTATTGATTGCAAGTACTTCGATTTTGGGACTGGCTCATGCCCCTTTGGTACAAGTTGTTTCTACAGG CATGCCTATAGGGATGGACGCTTGGAAGAGGTCGTACTGCGGCATCTTGATGCTGACGATGGAAGTACAGTAATTGCAAAAAATATCAG GCTGTCGGACTTCCTCAGTCGGATGCATCTTTAG
- the LOC112889456 gene encoding E3 ubiquitin-protein ligase makorin isoform X4 produces the protein MSTNRVLCKFFMHGACLKGEYCEFSHDWKDQANNVCTFYQKGACSYGSRCRYDHVKVSRNPTVLLPSPSSSTARLTSTSLQLSSSGHPPRTGHPTDSSNQRNQISVDVLAHSASKPAWRNDFQHVSEDGIDWSSNQTLQNQTSLKPADLPICSFAAAGNCPYGEGCPQMHGDLCSTCGKMCLHPYRPDEREEHIKLCEKNHKRLEALKRSQEIECSVCLDRVLSKPTAAERKFGLLSECDHPFCVACIRNWRSNSPASGMDVNSALRACPICRKLSYYVIPSVLWYFSKEEKEEIIESYKSKLKSIDCKYFDFGTGSCPFGTSCFYRDEGRFSASPP, from the exons ATGTCGACCAATAG GGTTCTTTGCAAGTTCTTCATGCATGGAGCTTGCTTGAAAGGAGAGTATTGTGAGTTCTCCCATGACTGGAAAGATCAAGCAAATAAT GTTTGCACATTCTACCAGAAAGGTGCATGCTCATATGGTAGCCGTTGCAGATATGACCATGTCAAAGTTTCTCGTAACCCTACAGTTCTGCTGCCATCACCATCGTCAAGTACTGCAAGACTTACATCTACTTCTCTTCAACTTTCAAGTTCCGGTCATCCTCCTCGCACAGGACATCCAACAGATTCAAGTAACCAAAGAAATCAGATATCTGTGGATGTGCTGGCACATTCTGCCAGTAAGCCTGCATGGAGAAACGATTTTCAACATGTTTCAGAGGATGGAATTGACTGGTCCTCTAACCAAACTTTGCAAAACCAGACATCATTGAAACCTGCTGATCTGCCTATTTGTTCTTTTGCTGCTGCTGGTAATTGTCCTTATGGGGAAGGGTGCCCTCAAATGCATGGAGATCTTTGCAGTACCTGTGGGAAAATGTGCTTGCATCCTTATCGTCCTGATGAGAGGGAGGAGCATATCAAGTTATGTGAGAAAAACCACAAACGTCTTGAAGCTCTGAAACGCAGCCAAGAGATAGAATGCAGTGTCTGTTTGGATCGTGTGCTATCAAAGCCTACTGCTGCTGAAAGAAAGTTTGGACTGTTATCTGAATGTGATCATCCTTTCTGTGTCGCATGCATTAGAAATTGGCGTAGCAATTCTCCTGCATCTGGTATGGATGTGAATTCAGCACTAAGGGCATGTCCAATATGTCGCAAACTTTCGTACTATGTCATTCCAAGTGTTCTTTGGTACTTCTCGAAGgaagagaaggaggagatcattGAAAGCTACAAATCCAAGCTCAA GTCTATTGATTGCAAGTACTTCGATTTTGGGACTGGCTCATGCCCCTTTGGTACAAGTTGTTTCTACAGG GACGAGGGGAGATTTAGTGCTTCACCCCCTTGA
- the LOC112890507 gene encoding 4-hydroxybenzoate polyprenyltransferase, mitochondrial-like → MVSNLPRPPHLLIQSLHSKRRLCDGIVSAASSLEPVQQKESPPPGQQHSPASWVERWLPAAGRPYALLARLDKPDAIWLYAWPCFWSIAIAANKAELPDMKMLALFGFGSVILRGAACTVNDLLDRDIDKKVERTKSRPLASGALTPAQGFYFLVFQVLLWLGFLLQLNNRSLIMGASWLVLFFSYPLMKRLIHWPQAFLGFTVSCGVFLGSAAIKESLDYAVLLPMYFAGICWTLVYDTIYAHQDKKDDFKAGVKSTAITFGDNTKYWLSGFGVACISSLALTGYNAHLAWPYYPFLAAAAGHLAWQVSTVDLSNKSDCHRKFVANKWFGAFSFGGILCGILAS, encoded by the exons ATGGTGTCA AACCTCCCTCGGCCGCCTCATCTTCTGATCCAGAGCCTGCACAGCAAAAGGAGGCTCTGCGATGGGATCGTTTCGGCCGCCTCATCTCTAGAGCCTGTACAGCAAAAGGAGTCTCCACCACCAGGGCAGCAGCATTCGCCGGCGTCGTGGGTGGAGCGCTGGCTCCCCGCGGCGGGGAGGCCCTACGCGTTGCTTGCCCGTCTCGACAAGCCCGACGCCATCTGGCTCTACGCATGGCCTTGCTTCTG GTCAATTGCAATAGCAGCGAACAAAGCGGAGCTCCCAGACATGAAAATGCTGGCACTCTTTGGATTTGGCTCGGTTATCTTGAGGGGTGCTGCTTGCACGGTTAATGATCTTCTCGATCGAGACATCGATAAGAAG GTTGAGCGGACAAAAAGCAGGCCTCTTGCATCAGGTGCTCTAACCCCTGCTCAAGGATTTTACTTCCTTGTATTTCAGGTTCTACTATGGCTCGGTTTTCTTCTTCAACTGAACAACCGTAG CCTTATTATGGGAGCTTCTTGGCTTGTTCTGTTTTTCTCTTATCCCCTGATGAAGAGGCTCATACACTGG CCTCAAGCCTTTCTTGGCTTCACCGTCAGCTGTGGCGTTTTCCTAGGATCGGCTGCTATTAAAGAAAGCTTAGATTATGCAGTCCTCCTTCCAATGTATTTTGCTGGCATATGTTGGACACTGGTATATGACACAATATACGCACATCAG GACAAAAAGGATGACTTCAAAGCAGGAGTTAAGAGCACAGCCATAACTTTTGGAGATAATACCAAGTACTGGCTTAGTGGCTTTGGTGTTGCATGCATTAGCAGCTTAGCACTCACCGGCTACAATGCTCACCTTG CCTGGCCCTACTACCCTTTTCTGGCAGCTGCAGCTGGACATTTAGCATGGCAGGTTTCAACTGTTGACTTGTCCAACAAATCAGATTGCCACAGGAA GTTCGTGGCAAATAAGTGGTTTGGAGCATTTTCGTTTGGTGGAATTTTATGTGGAATACTTGCATCATGA
- the LOC112889456 gene encoding E3 ubiquitin-protein ligase makorin isoform X1 has translation MSTNRVLCKFFMHGACLKGEYCEFSHDWKDQANNVCTFYQKGACSYGSRCRYDHVKVSRNPTVLLPSPSSSTARLTSTSLQLSSSGHPPRTGHPTDSSNQRNQISVDVLAHSASKPAWRNDFQHVSEDGIDWSSNQTLQNQTSLKPADLPICSFAAAGNCPYGEGCPQMHGDLCSTCGKMCLHPYRPDEREEHIKLCEKNHKRLEALKRSQEIECSVCLDRVLSKPTAAERKFGLLSECDHPFCVACIRNWRSNSPASGMDVNSALRACPICRKLSYYVIPSVLWYFSKEEKEEIIESYKSKLKSIDCKYFDFGTGSCPFGTSCFYRCGRVGAPQGVKHWNCSQEECFRAQYQPTRQIPCYLCAVPDLHAYRDGRLEEVVLRHLDADDGSTVIAKNIRLSDFLSRMHL, from the exons ATGTCGACCAATAG GGTTCTTTGCAAGTTCTTCATGCATGGAGCTTGCTTGAAAGGAGAGTATTGTGAGTTCTCCCATGACTGGAAAGATCAAGCAAATAAT GTTTGCACATTCTACCAGAAAGGTGCATGCTCATATGGTAGCCGTTGCAGATATGACCATGTCAAAGTTTCTCGTAACCCTACAGTTCTGCTGCCATCACCATCGTCAAGTACTGCAAGACTTACATCTACTTCTCTTCAACTTTCAAGTTCCGGTCATCCTCCTCGCACAGGACATCCAACAGATTCAAGTAACCAAAGAAATCAGATATCTGTGGATGTGCTGGCACATTCTGCCAGTAAGCCTGCATGGAGAAACGATTTTCAACATGTTTCAGAGGATGGAATTGACTGGTCCTCTAACCAAACTTTGCAAAACCAGACATCATTGAAACCTGCTGATCTGCCTATTTGTTCTTTTGCTGCTGCTGGTAATTGTCCTTATGGGGAAGGGTGCCCTCAAATGCATGGAGATCTTTGCAGTACCTGTGGGAAAATGTGCTTGCATCCTTATCGTCCTGATGAGAGGGAGGAGCATATCAAGTTATGTGAGAAAAACCACAAACGTCTTGAAGCTCTGAAACGCAGCCAAGAGATAGAATGCAGTGTCTGTTTGGATCGTGTGCTATCAAAGCCTACTGCTGCTGAAAGAAAGTTTGGACTGTTATCTGAATGTGATCATCCTTTCTGTGTCGCATGCATTAGAAATTGGCGTAGCAATTCTCCTGCATCTGGTATGGATGTGAATTCAGCACTAAGGGCATGTCCAATATGTCGCAAACTTTCGTACTATGTCATTCCAAGTGTTCTTTGGTACTTCTCGAAGgaagagaaggaggagatcattGAAAGCTACAAATCCAAGCTCAA GTCTATTGATTGCAAGTACTTCGATTTTGGGACTGGCTCATGCCCCTTTGGTACAAGTTGTTTCTACAGG TGTGGCCGTGTGGGAGCACCTCAAGGGGTGAAGCACTGGAATTGCTCTCAGGAGGAGTGTTTTAGAGCCCAGTACCAGCCTACCAGACAGATTCCTTGCTACCTATGTGCGGTACCTGATCTA CATGCCTATAGGGATGGACGCTTGGAAGAGGTCGTACTGCGGCATCTTGATGCTGACGATGGAAGTACAGTAATTGCAAAAAATATCAG GCTGTCGGACTTCCTCAGTCGGATGCATCTTTAG
- the LOC112889456 gene encoding E3 ubiquitin-protein ligase makorin isoform X3, which yields MSTNRVLCKFFMHGACLKGEYCEFSHDWKDQANNVCTFYQKGACSYGSRCRYDHVKVSRNPTVLLPSPSSSTARLTSTSLQLSSSGHPPRTGHPTDSSNQRNQISVDVLAHSASKPAWRNDFQHVSEDGIDWSSNQTLQNQTSLKPADLPICSFAAAGNCPYGEGCPQMHGDLCSTCGKMCLHPYRPDEREEHIKLCEKNHKRLEALKRSQEIECSVCLDRVLSKPTAAERKFGLLSECDHPFCVACIRNWRSNSPASGMDVNSALRACPICRKLSYYVIPSVLWYFSKEEKEEIIESYKSKLKSIDCKYFDFGTGSCPFGTSCFYRCGRVGAPQGVKHWNCSQEECFRAQYQPTRQIPCYLSCL from the exons ATGTCGACCAATAG GGTTCTTTGCAAGTTCTTCATGCATGGAGCTTGCTTGAAAGGAGAGTATTGTGAGTTCTCCCATGACTGGAAAGATCAAGCAAATAAT GTTTGCACATTCTACCAGAAAGGTGCATGCTCATATGGTAGCCGTTGCAGATATGACCATGTCAAAGTTTCTCGTAACCCTACAGTTCTGCTGCCATCACCATCGTCAAGTACTGCAAGACTTACATCTACTTCTCTTCAACTTTCAAGTTCCGGTCATCCTCCTCGCACAGGACATCCAACAGATTCAAGTAACCAAAGAAATCAGATATCTGTGGATGTGCTGGCACATTCTGCCAGTAAGCCTGCATGGAGAAACGATTTTCAACATGTTTCAGAGGATGGAATTGACTGGTCCTCTAACCAAACTTTGCAAAACCAGACATCATTGAAACCTGCTGATCTGCCTATTTGTTCTTTTGCTGCTGCTGGTAATTGTCCTTATGGGGAAGGGTGCCCTCAAATGCATGGAGATCTTTGCAGTACCTGTGGGAAAATGTGCTTGCATCCTTATCGTCCTGATGAGAGGGAGGAGCATATCAAGTTATGTGAGAAAAACCACAAACGTCTTGAAGCTCTGAAACGCAGCCAAGAGATAGAATGCAGTGTCTGTTTGGATCGTGTGCTATCAAAGCCTACTGCTGCTGAAAGAAAGTTTGGACTGTTATCTGAATGTGATCATCCTTTCTGTGTCGCATGCATTAGAAATTGGCGTAGCAATTCTCCTGCATCTGGTATGGATGTGAATTCAGCACTAAGGGCATGTCCAATATGTCGCAAACTTTCGTACTATGTCATTCCAAGTGTTCTTTGGTACTTCTCGAAGgaagagaaggaggagatcattGAAAGCTACAAATCCAAGCTCAA GTCTATTGATTGCAAGTACTTCGATTTTGGGACTGGCTCATGCCCCTTTGGTACAAGTTGTTTCTACAGG TGTGGCCGTGTGGGAGCACCTCAAGGGGTGAAGCACTGGAATTGCTCTCAGGAGGAGTGTTTTAGAGCCCAGTACCAGCCTACCAGACAGATTCCTTGCTACCTAT CATGCCTATAG